The Dictyoglomus sp. NZ13-RE01 genomic sequence TAAAACTTCATGAATTAGTCTGGCAATATATCTCATTTCATTTTCCTTCATTCCTCTTGTAGTCAGGGCTGGAGTTCCAAGTCTGATACCACTCGTAATAGTAGGAGGCTGAGGATCAAAGGGAATTGCATTTTTATTCACAGTAATTCCTGCATCTTCCAATATCCTTTCTGCAACCTTACCAGTAAGATTCTTATTTCTCAGATCCACAAGCATTAAATGATTATCAGTACCACCACTTACCAATCTATAGCCTAAATTCATTAATTCATCCGCCAATGCTTGGGCATTTAGAACTATTTGTTTTTGATAATCTGCAAATTCTTTTGTCTGTGCTTCCTTAAAAGCTACTGCCTTAGCAGCAATAACATGCATAAGAGGTCCACCCTGAATACCTGGAAATACAGCCTTATCTATATCCTTTGCATACTCCTTCTTGCATAGAATAAATCCCCCCCTCGGACCTCTTAAAGTCTTATGAGTTGTACTGGTTACAAATTGAGCATAGGGAACTGGTGAAGGATGGAGTCCTACTGCTACCAAGCCAGCAATATGTGCCATATCAACCATTAGTAAACTACCAACACTTTCTGCAATCTCTGCAAATTTTGCAAAATCAATTATTCTTGGATAAGCACTTGCACCTGCTACAATAAGTTTTGGCTTCACCTCTTTTGCCAAATTGTATACTTGATCGTAATTTATTCTCTCTGTTTCCTTATCAACTCCATAAAAAAAGAATTTAAAAAATTTACCAGAAATATTTACAGGACTTCCATGGGTTAAGTGCCCACCGTGGGCAAGATTCATACCTAAAACTACATCTCCAGGATTAAGAGCTACATAATACACTGCTAAATTCGCTTGACTTCCAGAATGAGGTTGGACATTTGCATGTTCCGCATTATATAACTCCTTTAATCTTGTTCTTGCTAATTCTTCAACTTCATCCACATAAGCACATCCACCATAATATCTTTTCCCAGGATAACCTTCTGCATATTTGTTAGTTAGTACTGAGCCTTGAGCCTCTAAAACAGCTGGGCTTACATAATTCTCTGAGGCAATTAGTTCTAAATGGTACTCCTCTCTCTCCTCCTCCTTTTTAATAGCATTATAGATTTCCAAATCTATTTTTGGAAGATATCTCACAATAACTCCTCCTCATACTTTGAGATTTTTTGCAGTCTTAATTTATGTCTTCCACCTGAAAATTCAGTATTCAACCAAACCCTCACAATTTCTTTAGCTAAATCTTTTCCTAATATTCTTCCCCCTAAAGCTAAAATATTTGCATCATTATGTTCTCTACTCATTCTTGCCTCATAAGGATCTCTACAGAGAGCAGCTCTAATACCCTTTACTTTATTTGCAACTATACTCATACCAATTCCTGTTCCACATATTAGTATGCCTTTATCAAAACCACCCTTTGCAACAGCTTTTGCAACCAAAATTGCATAATCCGGATAATCCGCCCTCTCAGGAGAGTAAGTCCCAAAATCATGATAACTAATATTCCATTCCTCCAACCACTTCTTAAGTTCCTCTTTTAACTCATATCCAGCATGATCTGAACCTATTGCTATCTTCATAAATTATTCTCCTTCAAGATTTTTGGATGCTCTTATTAATCTGTCCATTATAGCAAGACCAATCCCTTCTAAGGGATATGATTCACTCAAAATTATATCCACTTCATCCTCCAACATTCTCATTCCACTAAACAAATTAACTGCAATACTTGGCAAATTTTTCCTACTACCTACTACTAATAATTTTACACTATTAGGATAAAAACTTCTATACTCTTCTGAAACTAATGCACCAACCTTTTTTCCTTCTTCAAGCCACTTCAATATTCTATTTTTCCATGTATCGTTAAATTCATCAATTATGTACAAAGGTACTTTGGGAGCATAATGCCTATGTTTCAATCCAGGTGATGGAACCTTCTCATTTTTATCACTTCTTCTCCAAACATTAATTTTTTTTCCCAAAACTTTCTCTATATCCTCCTTTGTACAAGCACCAGGACGCAAAATAATAGGCTCTTCTTCTGTTAGATCCAATACTGTGGATTCCAATCCATAAACAACCTCCCCTCCATCTAATATCACATCTATTCTATCTCCTAAATCCTCTAAAACATGCTCCGCTTTTGTTGGGCTTGGTCTTCCTGATAAATTAGCTGAAGGAGCAGGGATTGGTCTACCAAATGCTTTTAAAAGGGCAAGAGCTACAGGATGAGAAGGCTGTCTTATAGCTACTTTTTCACTTCCTGCCGTAATAATATCGTTTACTAATGAGGATTTGTAAAATATCAATGTAAGTGGACCTGGCCAAAATTTTTCTATTAGCTTTTCTGCGTCTTCAGAGACTTCCTCCGCAAGAGAATATATTTCATCTTTTCTTCCCACATGAACAATCAAAGGATTATCTATTGGTCTATTTTTTACCATAAATATCTTTTTTATAGCGGACGGATTAAAGGCATCTGCTCCCAAACCATATACTGTTTCAGTGGGAAAAGCTACAAGCCCTCCCTTTTCCAAAACCTTAACCGCATAATCTATGGCGGACATAGAGATATTATTAGGATCTACTTTAAAATACTTCCCCATTCCAACTTCACTATCCTATCTTTTCCGAAATAGTCTTTATAAATTTCAAAAGAAAAATTATTAAAATAGGATTTTACTAAATTTTCTATCTTCTTTCCAATAAATTCAGATATCTCAGCCAAAAAAATACCTCCAACTAAACTTTTCATCTCTCTAAAAATCTCTTTGTAAAATTTGCAACCATCAAATCCTCCATATAATGCTTTCCATGGCTCTCTTTTAACTTCTTGGGGTAGAAATACCATTTCCCTTGCACTTACATAAGGAGGATTTGTAATAATTAGTTGAAAATCAATCTTTCTTAAAAAGAATGGATAAAGATAGGGACCTAAGTAAAAATTAATTTTTTCAGCAACTTTGTATTTTTCAGCATTTCTTTTTGCTATTCTAATTGCAGATGGCGATATATCGCAAGCATATATATTCAAATGAGGGAACTTCCTTGCCAAAGGAATTACTATATTTCCACTTCCAACTCCTATCTCAACAACAGAATTTATACTTTTCCTTTCTATTAAATCAAAAGCAATTTCCAACAAAACTTCTGTTTCAGGACGTGGTATTAACACATTAGAATCCACAACCAACTCAAGATCATAAAAATATTTTTTCTTCATTATGTATGCTATTGGATATCCTTGCAGTCTCTTCTTGAGTAGGTTATAAAAGAGAATTTCTTGTTCTTCATTCAAATAATCAAACTTATAAATATCTACCCTACCTACCCCTAAAGTAGTAGCAATAATAAGTTCTGCTTCTAAGTAAGACTCAGAACAACCAATTTTTTCTAATTCCTTTTTTGCCTTGTTTAAAGCGTCACGTAGTGGTAGCAACTTCTTCTAAAAGTTTCTTTATCTGTTCTTCTTTTTCCGCAAGTATTAATCTATCAATAAATTCATCAAGTTCTCCTGAAAGTACCTCTTCTAATTGAAAGGACGAATAGTTTATTCTATGATCAGTAACGCGTCTTTGAGGGAAATTATAAGTTCTAATTTTCTCGCTTCTCTCTCCTGTACCTACTTGAGATTTTCTTTTTTCCGCAATCTCCGACTCTTTCTCCTGCTTGTAGTATTCATATAATCTTGATCTAAGAACTCTCATTGCCTTTTCCTTATTCTGATGCTGAGATCTTTCATCCTGACACTGCACCACTATTCCTGTAGGAATATGAGTAATCCTAACTCCTGATTCTGTTTTATTTACATGTTGTCCGCCCGCACCACCAGACCTAAAAGTTTCAATTCTTAAATCTTTTGGATCTATATAAATCTCTACTTCTTCCATTTCAGGAAGTACAGCCACAGTAGCAGTAGACGTATGAATTCTTCCTGAGGACTCTGTTACAGGTACCCTTTGAACTCTATGTACCCCACTCTCAAACTTTAATCTGCTATAAGCTCCTTTTCCTTCGACCAAGAAAATTATCTCTTTAAAACCACCAAGTCCTGTTGGATTAGAGCTAACAATATCTATTTTCCATCCCTTTTTCTGAGCATATCCTACATACATTCTGAAAAGATCTGCTGCAAAAAGAGCTGCCTCCTCTCCACCTGTACCTGCCCTAATTTCCATTATGATATTTTTCTCATCATTAGGGTCTTCTGGAAGAAGGGCAGCTTTCAAAGAAAACTCCAGCTCCTCCAATCTTTTATTAATCTGTTCTAATTCTCCCTCTGCTAAACTCCTTAATTCTTCATCCTTTTCTTCTTCTAAGAGTGCCTCTATTTCCTCTTTTTCTTTAAGAAGTTTTTTATACTCCCTAAACTCATTAACTACATCCTCAATTTTTCCTCTTTCTTTTAACAAGTTTTGATATTTTTGAATATCACTCACTATTTCAGGACTTGCCAAGAGCTCTTCTAATTCATTAAATCTATTCTCTATATCCTGCAATTTCTGAAAGAAAATTTCATTCAGCATCTTCTTCTAACACCTCCTTAAGAGCTCTTATAGCTACCTCCAACTGAGAATCATCTGGCTCCTTTGTTGTTAAATACTGCATCCATAACCCAGGTAAAATTACAGCTCTCCAAAATTTCGAATGATAATGTTTCGATCCTAGTCTTATTATCTCATAGGATAGACTAAAAATTAAGGGTATTAATAAAACTCTTGAGAAAATCCTCTCTATAAAGCCTTGTTTACCTAAAAAAGCATAAATAACTACGCTAATTATCATTACTACAAGTAAGAAGGATGTACCACATCTTGGATGAAATCTTGAATATTTTCTACAATTCTCAACTGTAAGTTCTTCTCCTGCCTCATAACAGAAAACTGTTTTATGTTCAGCCCCATGGTATTGGAAAACTCTTTTTATCTCCTTAATATTAGTGACAAGCACAAGATAAGCAATAAAAATGATAATACGTATAAGTCCTTCAATCAATCTAAGAATTATTTGAGAAGAAACGTAACTTTCAATTGGCTTAACGATAATTAATGGTAATACTATAAATAGTGCCACAAAAAGGGCAAAACTAAGAACCAATGCAAAGAAAATTCCCCACCCACTATCTATTTTCTCCTCTTCAGGAAATGCCACATTTGTAGAATAAGTTAAAGCTTTTATACCCCAAACTAATGAATCCATTAATATTAATAATCCTCTCAAAAAGGGAATTTTTGCCCATTTCTTAAAGACTGGCTGAAGCTTATACTTGTCGACAACAATCTCTCCCATGGGATTTCTGACTGCAACAGCAAGATTGATCCCCTTTCTCATCATTACTCCTTCATACACTGCTTGTCCACCTACATTCTCTTCTCTTTTCATTTTTCATCCCTTCTTAGAACAACATGACATTTTCTACAACGAGCCTCATAAGTCTCAAAGGCTCCTACTAAGATTATAGGATCATCATAATAGGCTGGTTTACCATTTACAATCCTTTGAGTCCTACTTGCAAGATTACCACATTTCATACAAATAGCATGTAGCTTATCTACATACTCAGCTACCGCAAGAAGATAAGGCATAGGACCAAAAGGTTCTCCTCTAAAATCTTGATCTAAACCTGCCACTATTACTCTTTTCCCCTCATCTGCCAACTTTTGGCAAACTTTTACAAGCCCCATATCAAAAAATTGTCCTTCCTCAATAGCAACTACCTGTGTATCCTTTTCAACTAATCTTTCAATCTCTGAACTATTAGAAACCAAAATTGCCTCTATTTTTAGACCTGTATGAGAGGTTACATAATCCCTTTCATATCTGTTATCTAAGCTATGTTTAAATACTTGGACCTTTTGTTTTGCAATTTGAGCTCTTCTAACCCTTCTTATTAATTCTTCACTCTTTCCACTATACATTCCACCACATATAACCTCTATCCACCCTGAGGGATTATTAATATATTCCATTCTTTCACCTTCT encodes the following:
- a CDS encoding serine hydroxymethyltransferase (catalyzes the reaction of glycine with 5,10-methylenetetrahydrofolate to form L-serine and tetrahydrofolate) yields the protein MRYLPKIDLEIYNAIKKEEEREEYHLELIASENYVSPAVLEAQGSVLTNKYAEGYPGKRYYGGCAYVDEVEELARTRLKELYNAEHANVQPHSGSQANLAVYYVALNPGDVVLGMNLAHGGHLTHGSPVNISGKFFKFFFYGVDKETERINYDQVYNLAKEVKPKLIVAGASAYPRIIDFAKFAEIAESVGSLLMVDMAHIAGLVAVGLHPSPVPYAQFVTSTTHKTLRGPRGGFILCKKEYAKDIDKAVFPGIQGGPLMHVIAAKAVAFKEAQTKEFADYQKQIVLNAQALADELMNLGYRLVSGGTDNHLMLVDLRNKNLTGKVAERILEDAGITVNKNAIPFDPQPPTITSGIRLGTPALTTRGMKENEMRYIARLIHEVLSSPEDEKVRERVKNKVKELCEEFPIYKNTLERSV
- the rpiB gene encoding ribose 5-phosphate isomerase B, with translation MKIAIGSDHAGYELKEELKKWLEEWNISYHDFGTYSPERADYPDYAILVAKAVAKGGFDKGILICGTGIGMSIVANKVKGIRAALCRDPYEARMSREHNDANILALGGRILGKDLAKEIVRVWLNTEFSGGRHKLRLQKISKYEEELL
- a CDS encoding threonylcarbamoyl-AMP synthase, producing MGKYFKVDPNNISMSAIDYAVKVLEKGGLVAFPTETVYGLGADAFNPSAIKKIFMVKNRPIDNPLIVHVGRKDEIYSLAEEVSEDAEKLIEKFWPGPLTLIFYKSSLVNDIITAGSEKVAIRQPSHPVALALLKAFGRPIPAPSANLSGRPSPTKAEHVLEDLGDRIDVILDGGEVVYGLESTVLDLTEEEPIILRPGACTKEDIEKVLGKKINVWRRSDKNEKVPSPGLKHRHYAPKVPLYIIDEFNDTWKNRILKWLEEGKKVGALVSEEYRSFYPNSVKLLVVGSRKNLPSIAVNLFSGMRMLEDEVDIILSESYPLEGIGLAIMDRLIRASKNLEGE
- the prmC gene encoding protein-(glutamine-N5) methyltransferase, release factor-specific, encoding MLPLRDALNKAKKELEKIGCSESYLEAELIIATTLGVGRVDIYKFDYLNEEQEILFYNLLKKRLQGYPIAYIMKKKYFYDLELVVDSNVLIPRPETEVLLEIAFDLIERKSINSVVEIGVGSGNIVIPLARKFPHLNIYACDISPSAIRIAKRNAEKYKVAEKINFYLGPYLYPFFLRKIDFQLIITNPPYVSAREMVFLPQEVKREPWKALYGGFDGCKFYKEIFREMKSLVGGIFLAEISEFIGKKIENLVKSYFNNFSFEIYKDYFGKDRIVKLEWGSILK
- a CDS encoding peptide chain release factor 1; protein product: MLNEIFFQKLQDIENRFNELEELLASPEIVSDIQKYQNLLKERGKIEDVVNEFREYKKLLKEKEEIEALLEEEKDEELRSLAEGELEQINKRLEELEFSLKAALLPEDPNDEKNIIMEIRAGTGGEEAALFAADLFRMYVGYAQKKGWKIDIVSSNPTGLGGFKEIIFLVEGKGAYSRLKFESGVHRVQRVPVTESSGRIHTSTATVAVLPEMEEVEIYIDPKDLRIETFRSGGAGGQHVNKTESGVRITHIPTGIVVQCQDERSQHQNKEKAMRVLRSRLYEYYKQEKESEIAEKRKSQVGTGERSEKIRTYNFPQRRVTDHRINYSSFQLEEVLSGELDEFIDRLILAEKEEQIKKLLEEVATTT
- a CDS encoding thymidine kinase; this encodes MEYINNPSGWIEVICGGMYSGKSEELIRRVRRAQIAKQKVQVFKHSLDNRYERDYVTSHTGLKIEAILVSNSSEIERLVEKDTQVVAIEEGQFFDMGLVKVCQKLADEGKRVIVAGLDQDFRGEPFGPMPYLLAVAEYVDKLHAICMKCGNLASRTQRIVNGKPAYYDDPIILVGAFETYEARCRKCHVVLRRDEK